The following proteins come from a genomic window of Paenibacillus spongiae:
- a CDS encoding MerR family transcriptional regulator yields MAEKKLYRIGELSKLAEVSPRTIDFYTSIGLIAPDSRSAKNYRLYSDETLLRLQRIVQMKKDKYSLEEIRTSLEEWEKISSEEHVSSKLTDLELHLERLQREVKELEPVLSQLKPKQAKMMFKRLVPQTAACVEALMLLLNKGGLM; encoded by the coding sequence TTGGCAGAAAAAAAATTATACCGTATCGGCGAGCTATCGAAGCTAGCTGAGGTCAGCCCGCGCACCATCGACTTTTATACCTCAATCGGCCTGATTGCGCCTGACAGCCGCTCAGCCAAAAATTACCGCTTATACAGCGACGAAACCTTGCTGCGTTTGCAACGTATTGTACAAATGAAGAAGGACAAATACTCGCTTGAAGAAATCAGAACAAGCCTTGAAGAATGGGAGAAGATTTCTTCGGAAGAGCATGTGTCCAGTAAGCTGACGGACCTTGAGCTCCACTTGGAACGACTTCAGCGCGAAGTCAAAGAGCTTGAGCCTGTTCTCAGCCAACTAAAGCCCAAGCAAGCCAAGATGATGTTCAAGCGGCTTGTACCCCAAACCGCAGCCTGCGTTGAAGCTTTAATGCTCCTGCTCAACAAGGGCGGACTCATGTAA
- a CDS encoding zinc metallopeptidase, with the protein MFFHPMDFLIIIAFGLSIWAQFRVRGTFNRWSDVPVASGLTGYQAARRMLDNNGLHDVPVEPVPGTLSDHYDPIHRTVRLSESVYYESSISAISVACHEVGHAIQHSVHYPMLALRHRMFPVVNFASGFAPFLLIAGFLFNFTGLIGLGIIFFSAAVAFQLVTLPVEFNASNRARDIMVAEGFIANEEERGVAKVLNAAALTYVAAALISLLELVKYIMIFTQNRD; encoded by the coding sequence ATGTTTTTTCACCCGATGGACTTCTTGATTATCATCGCCTTCGGCCTCTCGATCTGGGCTCAATTCCGGGTGCGGGGTACCTTCAACCGATGGTCCGACGTACCGGTCGCAAGCGGATTAACCGGCTATCAGGCCGCAAGACGCATGCTAGATAATAACGGTCTGCACGATGTGCCCGTCGAGCCGGTGCCTGGTACGCTCAGCGACCACTACGATCCGATTCATCGTACGGTAAGGCTCTCCGAGAGCGTGTACTACGAAAGCTCGATCTCGGCCATCTCCGTCGCTTGTCATGAGGTTGGCCATGCAATCCAGCACAGCGTGCATTATCCGATGTTAGCGCTGCGCCACAGGATGTTCCCGGTCGTTAATTTCGCTTCCGGTTTCGCTCCTTTCCTGTTGATCGCCGGCTTCCTGTTTAACTTTACAGGGCTGATCGGACTAGGGATTATCTTCTTCTCCGCGGCAGTCGCGTTTCAATTGGTTACCCTGCCGGTCGAATTCAATGCAAGTAATCGCGCACGTGACATTATGGTTGCAGAGGGCTTTATCGCCAATGAGGAAGAACGCGGGGTCGCCAAGGTGCTCAATGCTGCCGCGCTTACTTACGTCGCAGCCGCATTGATCTCCCTGCTGGAGCTCGTCAAGTATATTATGATCTTCACGCAGAACCGGGA